A single window of Sulfurovum sp. UBA12169 DNA harbors:
- a CDS encoding tRNA guanosine(34) transglycosylase Tgt yields MQFQIDKTDGKARACTIKTAHSTIQTPVFMPVGTVGAVKALDATDLQSFITPEIILGNTYHLYIRPGDQIINTMGKLQGFTKFPKSFLTDSGGFQAFSLSDNVKIDEGGITFRSHLDGSKHYFTPTKVIDIQNNLGSDIMMILDDLVALPATQERIKASIERTTKWAKESIEYHRANQEKGIGIDQNIFAIIQGGTDKTFREKSAKELCALDYDGFAIGGLSVGEANQDMYDTVEWTTQFMPQDKPRYLMGVGTPEDLVENVYRGIDMFDCVMPTRNARNGTLFTSFGKVNIKKAEYATDEAPIDSECSCMVCRTYSRSYLRHLFRAREITYFRLATIHNLYYYLDLMKQMREAILHEKFESFRAEFYTKRGTKA; encoded by the coding sequence ATGCAATTTCAGATAGATAAAACAGACGGGAAAGCCAGAGCATGTACCATCAAGACTGCCCATTCTACCATCCAGACACCGGTTTTTATGCCCGTAGGCACCGTAGGAGCAGTCAAGGCACTCGATGCTACTGATTTACAATCTTTTATTACTCCGGAGATCATATTGGGTAACACCTATCATCTCTATATTCGCCCCGGGGATCAAATCATCAACACCATGGGCAAACTTCAAGGATTTACCAAATTCCCCAAGAGTTTTTTGACAGACAGCGGCGGATTTCAAGCTTTTTCTCTCTCTGACAATGTCAAGATTGATGAAGGCGGCATCACATTCAGAAGCCATCTTGATGGCAGCAAACACTATTTCACACCCACAAAAGTGATAGACATCCAAAACAACCTTGGTTCAGACATCATGATGATACTGGATGATCTTGTTGCTTTGCCCGCAACCCAAGAACGCATCAAGGCAAGTATTGAGCGCACCACAAAATGGGCAAAAGAATCCATAGAATACCATAGAGCAAACCAAGAAAAAGGTATCGGCATCGATCAAAATATTTTTGCAATTATCCAAGGGGGGACAGACAAAACATTTCGTGAAAAATCTGCCAAAGAGCTTTGCGCTTTGGACTATGACGGTTTTGCCATTGGCGGCCTAAGTGTAGGAGAAGCCAATCAAGATATGTATGATACCGTAGAATGGACAACACAATTTATGCCTCAGGATAAGCCTCGCTACCTTATGGGCGTAGGAACTCCGGAAGATTTAGTAGAGAACGTTTATAGAGGAATCGATATGTTTGACTGCGTAATGCCTACCCGAAATGCGCGAAATGGAACATTATTTACGTCGTTTGGAAAAGTAAATATCAAAAAGGCTGAATATGCCACAGATGAAGCACCCATTGATTCGGAATGCAGCTGTATGGTTTGCCGAACCTACTCCCGATCTTATTTGCGACATCTTTTTAGAGCAAGAGAGATTACTTATTTCAGATTAGCGACCATCCACAATCTCTATTATTATCTTGACCTGATGAAACAGATGAGAGAAGCAATCTTGCATGAAAAATTTGAATCATTCAGGGCTGAATTTTATACAAAAAGAGGAACAAAGGCTTAA
- a CDS encoding AAA family ATPase, with product MKEIKYKSYLKSFDQKNVGIIAGLLAVLVGLLFFSFLRDTDQLITHAQANALYTENKIQKVIVDEPYIRLQSTDGRYKIYKEAINQNAFFSKYPVEVHQEGGVAYTMIFLLIVLSVLGLAFWLARQNGFQQSKKFSGISSDANELPPYEPVQALASKVKFSDVAGIKDVKEELEEIIDFLKEPQKYRDLDIRLPKGVLLVGPPGVGKTLISKAVAGEAGVPFFYQSGASFVHIYVGMGAKRVSELFRKAKQMAPSIIFIDEIDAVGKSRGALRNDERETTLNQLLTEMDGFEESSGVIVIGATNKIDVLDEALLRAGRFDRRIHISLPDLQERIKTLELYLINKPNEVDVQQVARMTVGFNSAALSTLTNEAAIFAMREGRNVVKTDDFEAVKEKVLLGKRKILSFTEEERAIQARYQGAKALMATWLDVEFEKIGIVNSRFTTQDHEILSKTQLLSRIKVYLAGSIATKIHYNEQFTNASEDISKAKKLANKVIHEYGMGENFIITPDQEEQLLRESVSAITSLLGTLGQALNEITEYLLVHENIVQEECRKILREMF from the coding sequence ATGAAGGAAATAAAATACAAATCTTATCTTAAATCTTTTGATCAAAAAAATGTAGGCATCATAGCGGGGTTACTCGCCGTGCTGGTAGGGCTTTTATTTTTTTCATTTTTGAGAGATACGGATCAGCTTATTACCCACGCGCAGGCGAATGCTCTTTATACTGAAAATAAAATTCAAAAAGTCATTGTTGATGAACCTTATATACGACTTCAGAGCACTGATGGCAGATACAAAATCTACAAAGAGGCAATCAATCAAAATGCTTTTTTTAGTAAATATCCGGTAGAGGTTCACCAAGAAGGCGGGGTGGCGTACACTATGATATTTTTATTGATTGTTTTATCTGTTCTTGGACTGGCGTTCTGGTTGGCCAGACAAAATGGTTTTCAGCAGTCTAAAAAATTTAGCGGTATTTCAAGTGATGCGAATGAATTGCCCCCATATGAGCCCGTGCAGGCACTTGCGTCTAAAGTAAAATTTTCTGATGTGGCAGGCATCAAAGATGTCAAGGAGGAGCTCGAAGAGATTATTGACTTCTTAAAAGAACCGCAAAAATATAGAGACCTGGATATTCGTTTGCCCAAAGGCGTACTGCTGGTGGGGCCTCCTGGTGTAGGAAAGACACTTATTTCCAAAGCGGTGGCAGGAGAAGCCGGTGTTCCTTTTTTCTATCAAAGCGGGGCTTCTTTTGTGCATATCTATGTCGGCATGGGAGCAAAAAGAGTCAGTGAGCTTTTCAGAAAAGCCAAACAAATGGCTCCCAGTATTATTTTTATTGATGAGATTGATGCGGTAGGCAAAAGTCGCGGAGCACTTAGAAATGATGAAAGGGAAACTACACTCAACCAGCTGCTTACCGAAATGGATGGCTTTGAGGAGAGTTCAGGGGTTATTGTTATTGGAGCAACCAATAAGATAGATGTGTTAGATGAGGCTCTGCTTAGGGCAGGACGTTTTGATAGACGTATCCATATTTCGCTGCCTGATTTACAAGAGAGAATAAAAACACTTGAGCTTTATTTGATAAACAAGCCAAATGAGGTTGATGTGCAGCAGGTTGCCCGCATGACGGTCGGTTTTAATTCTGCGGCACTTTCTACATTGACAAATGAGGCAGCTATTTTTGCCATGAGAGAAGGGCGAAACGTCGTAAAGACAGATGATTTTGAAGCTGTAAAAGAAAAAGTTCTGCTTGGCAAACGAAAGATACTCAGTTTTACAGAAGAGGAAAGGGCGATTCAGGCACGTTATCAAGGGGCCAAAGCTCTCATGGCAACATGGCTTGATGTAGAATTTGAAAAAATAGGTATTGTAAATTCAAGATTTACGACTCAAGACCACGAAATTCTTTCCAAAACACAGCTGCTGTCGCGTATTAAAGTTTATTTGGCCGGCAGTATTGCAACAAAAATACATTACAATGAACAGTTTACCAACGCCAGTGAAGATATTTCTAAAGCTAAAAAATTGGCAAACAAAGTGATTCATGAATACGGCATGGGTGAAAATTTTATTATTACGCCCGATCAAGAGGAGCAGCTTTTGAGGGAATCTGTTTCTGCAATCACTTCTCTTTTGGGTACACTCGGCCAGGCATTAAATGAAATTACTGAATATCTTTTAGTGCATGAAAATATAGTACAAGAGGAATGCAGAAAGATTTTGCGTGAGATGTTTTGA
- a CDS encoding 3-dehydroquinate synthase produces MIVPIELVHTQNIRYDITIDDLPQLSFDTKAVIVTNPTVAGYHLDTLLAHITASELQVVTIPDGEEYKNLETIEKILNELFEYKLDRKSLLIAFGGGVIGDMTGFAASLYQRGIDFIQIPTTLLSQVDASVGGKTGVNNKYGKNLIGTFYQPKAVYIDPKFLRTLPPREFAAGIAEMVKMAVMFDKAYFDFLESANFSNENILKEAIAKSVTLKAWVVNQDEKEAGIRAVLNYGHTFAHVIENETNYTAYLHGEAVAIGMVMANALAVELGFFTQQEANQIKILLQKASLPTYYNIKDVDDFYEHFFLDKKSAKGNIKFILPKGVGKFEMVSDIDEAIVKKVLRNFGENK; encoded by the coding sequence ATGATAGTTCCTATAGAATTGGTTCATACGCAAAATATAAGATATGATATTACGATTGATGATTTGCCGCAACTTTCCTTTGACACCAAAGCTGTCATCGTCACCAACCCCACAGTGGCAGGGTATCATCTGGATACGCTTTTGGCACATATAACCGCTTCAGAACTTCAGGTGGTGACAATACCCGATGGCGAAGAGTACAAAAATCTTGAGACCATTGAAAAGATATTAAATGAACTTTTTGAATATAAGCTTGACAGAAAGTCACTTCTGATTGCTTTTGGCGGAGGCGTAATAGGAGATATGACGGGATTTGCCGCAAGCCTTTATCAAAGAGGGATAGACTTCATTCAGATTCCCACGACGCTCCTTAGCCAGGTTGATGCAAGCGTAGGAGGCAAGACCGGTGTCAACAATAAGTATGGTAAAAATCTTATCGGAACATTCTATCAGCCCAAAGCGGTCTACATAGATCCGAAATTTTTAAGAACACTCCCGCCGCGCGAATTTGCCGCGGGTATTGCGGAGATGGTAAAAATGGCTGTTATGTTTGACAAAGCCTATTTTGACTTTTTGGAAAGTGCAAATTTTTCAAATGAAAATATACTTAAAGAAGCTATTGCAAAAAGTGTTACGCTTAAAGCATGGGTAGTAAATCAGGATGAAAAAGAGGCAGGCATTCGTGCTGTACTCAATTACGGCCATACATTTGCGCACGTCATTGAAAATGAAACAAACTACACCGCTTATCTGCACGGCGAAGCTGTGGCTATAGGAATGGTTATGGCAAATGCACTTGCAGTGGAACTTGGATTTTTTACGCAACAAGAAGCAAATCAAATCAAAATATTATTACAAAAAGCATCGTTACCTACATATTACAACATCAAAGATGTGGATGATTTTTATGAACACTTCTTCTTAGACAAGAAAAGCGCAAAGGGAAATATTAAGTTTATATTGCCAAAAGGAGTGGGCAAATTTGAAATGGTGTCAGATATAGACGAGGCAATCGTTAAAAAAGTACTTCGTAATTTTGGAGAAAATAAATGA
- a CDS encoding tRNA (N(6)-L-threonylcarbamoyladenosine(37)-C(2))-methylthiotransferase MtaB, which yields MQVPKKIYFKTFGCRTNQFDTQVMISKLKEFELCDDERCSDIVIVNSCTVTNGADSSVRNYISSMKRKNPNAKVILAGCGSHSKGESLFEEKKVFGVIGHSEKEKINEILKEEKPFYQIGDLKHIDSTIVEEFVGKSRAFIKIQEGCSFRCSYCIIPSVRGDARSHKETDILAQVEKLASNGFGEFILTGTNVGSYGQDRGSSMAKLLKKMSMVRGVRRIRIGSLEPIQIDDEFKELLCEPWMAKHLHIALQHTSDKMLKLMNRRNTFAADLKLFYEIAQKGYALGTDYIVGHPGEDDKEWTEAIERVKQLPLTHIHAFTYSKRDNTPSANMKPEVRGDTAKSRHKELTALIQAKNYEFRCRYRKNLEVLLENGKDGIYHGFDQYFNKIEVKSDEDLSSNWMLLNDVEVSNEGNKIQILS from the coding sequence ATGCAGGTTCCTAAAAAAATCTATTTTAAAACTTTTGGGTGCCGCACCAATCAGTTTGACACCCAGGTAATGATTTCTAAATTAAAAGAGTTTGAGCTATGTGACGATGAACGGTGCAGTGATATTGTTATCGTAAATTCTTGCACTGTAACCAATGGAGCAGACTCTTCGGTGCGCAATTATATTTCTTCTATGAAGCGAAAAAATCCGAATGCAAAAGTGATTTTGGCGGGGTGCGGCTCGCACTCCAAAGGAGAATCATTGTTTGAAGAAAAAAAAGTTTTTGGTGTCATAGGTCACTCAGAGAAAGAAAAGATCAATGAGATCCTCAAAGAGGAAAAACCTTTTTATCAAATTGGAGATCTTAAACATATCGATTCTACTATCGTGGAGGAGTTTGTAGGTAAAAGCAGGGCATTTATCAAGATTCAAGAAGGATGCAGCTTTAGATGTTCGTATTGTATCATTCCTTCTGTGCGCGGAGATGCCAGAAGCCATAAGGAAACAGATATTCTTGCTCAGGTGGAAAAACTTGCGAGCAATGGTTTTGGAGAATTCATCCTAACGGGGACTAATGTAGGAAGTTATGGGCAGGACAGAGGTTCTTCGATGGCAAAACTGCTCAAAAAGATGAGCATGGTACGCGGAGTAAGACGTATACGCATAGGAAGCCTTGAGCCCATACAGATAGATGATGAATTTAAAGAGCTGCTTTGCGAACCATGGATGGCAAAACATCTGCATATCGCCCTGCAGCATACCAGCGACAAGATGCTCAAGCTAATGAACCGTCGCAATACCTTTGCTGCCGATCTGAAACTTTTTTATGAAATAGCACAAAAAGGGTATGCGTTGGGTACGGATTATATTGTAGGTCACCCAGGCGAAGACGACAAGGAGTGGACAGAGGCGATAGAGAGAGTCAAACAGCTTCCGCTTACCCATATTCATGCATTTACTTACTCTAAGCGGGACAACACCCCTTCAGCAAACATGAAACCTGAAGTCAGAGGCGATACCGCCAAGAGTCGACATAAAGAGCTTACAGCACTTATCCAGGCAAAAAATTATGAATTTAGATGCAGGTATAGAAAAAATCTTGAGGTGCTGCTTGAAAACGGCAAAGATGGAATTTATCATGGCTTTGACCAATATTTCAATAAAATAGAAGTCAAAAGCGATGAGGATCTCAGCAGTAATTGGATGCTGCTTAATGATGTGGAGGTAAGCAATGAAGGAAATAAAATACAAATCTTATCTTAA